taacatcacattactgagcagcatcaataacatcacattactgaacagcatcattaacatcacattactgaacagcatcaataacataacattactgggcagcatcaataacatcacattactgaacagcatcaataacatcacattactgaacagcatcaataacatcacattactgagcagcatcaataacatcacattactgaacagcatcattaacatcacattactgaacagcatcaataacatcacattactgagcagcatcaataacataatattactgagcagcatcaataacatcacattactgaacagcatcaataacatcacattactgagcagcatcaataacatcacattactgaacagcatcattaacatcacattactgaacagcatcaataacatcacattactgagcagcatcaataacataatattactgagcagcatcaataacatcacattactgaacagcatcaataacatcacattactgaacagcatcaataacatcgcattactgaacagcatcaataacataatattactgaacagcatcaataacataatattacggagcagcatcaataacatcacattactgaacagcatcaataacatcacattactgagcagcatcaataacataatattactgaacagcatcaataacatcacattactgaacagcatcaataacatagtattactgaacagcatcaataacataatattacggagcagcatcaataacatcacattactgaacagcatcaatacCATCACATTACTGAtcagcatcaataacataatattactgaacagcatcaataacataatattactgaccagcatcaataacataatattactgagcagcatcaataacatcacattactgaacagcatcaataacatcacattactgaacagcatcaataacataatattactgaccagcatcaataacataatattactgagcagcatcaataacatcacattactgagcAGCAGCAATAACATaacattactgaacagcatcgATAACATaacattactgaacagcatcaataacatcacattactgagcagcatcaataacatcacattactgagcagcatcaataacatcacattactgagcagcatcaataacctcacattactgaacagcatcaataacatcacattactgaacagcatcaataacatcacattgctgaacagcatcaataacatcacattactgagcagcatcaataagatcacattactgaacagcatcaataacatcacattactgaacagcatcaataacatcacattactgagcagcatcaataagatcacattactgagcagcatcaataacatcacattactgagcagcatcaataagatcacattactgagcagcatcaataacatcacattactgagcagcatcaataacatcacattactgagcagcatcaataacataacaTTACTGAGCAGCATCCATTTTAAGGTGTTAATAGAAACATGTCAGCTGGCGTTTTTCTGTGGCAGGTTGTCATGATGAGGGTGAAGCTGttgtgtgatgtgttgtgttgtgctgtcagTGAGACATGCTGGCCCGGAAAGGTCTTCTGCCGGACGGCTTCGTGCTGACCCGTCTGGCGGAGAATGCTGAGCAGCCCAACCGCTTCAGGTCCAAATCTCAGCGTGCTCGATTCATAACCAAGAGCGGTTCTTGTAATGTAGCCCACAAGAACATCAGAGAGCAGGTTGGTGAAAACATCATCCACCTACATGTATTTGTGGAGCAACAGGCACATGAACACAGGTACACCAACACAATAGCTAGTTAAAATGACTCTAGGAACACACAACTCTTCTTTTTTATCtacatcaaagaaggctgaatcagtttatctggaggaacggattcaaccttgtgtgttttcttacctggattagagagcatgcatcaagacgttttgTTTTCTACATTTCCCCCCAAAAGGTGAAGGACAAGCATGAAAGATTCTTGTCCTCTTTCTTGTTTTTCAAGAAGCATCGTCAACATGTCACACGTCTTGTTGCTGATGTACGGTGTGTGTCCTGAATAAGTCCTGTTTTCCTCTACAGTGTAGCGTTGAGTACTTGGTTGTACTGCTGTTGTCTCAGTGTGGTTTATGTGTCTTCATGGTGCACAGGGTCGATTTCTTCAGGATGTTTTTACCACCATGGTGGACCTGAAATGGCAACACTCCCTCCTCATCTTCACCTCCGCCTTTCTCTGCTCCTGGATGCTTTTTGCGATGGTATGGTGGCTCCTGGCCTTTGCCCATGGGGACCTGGAACCCCGTGATCCCAGCGCTGACCCTGCCATTGTTCCCTGTGTTACTGCTATTCACTCCTTCACCTCAGCCTTCCTCTTCTCCATCGAGGTCCAGGTAAAAGCTCTGAGTCAGTATTTACAGGTTCCATTCCTCACTCATGAATCTCCTGGCCCCTTTGGGACACAGAAACCAGTGTTGAGCTGAGTAACGTCTGACTGATGAGTAACGAATGACTGACGAGTATCAGTTAGATGTTACTCATCAGTTAGATGTTACTCATCAGTTAGATGTTACTCATCAGTCAGATGTTACTCATCAGTCAGACGTTACTCATCAGTCAGACGTTACTCATCAGTCAGATGTTACTCATCAGTTAGATGTTACTCATCAGTTAGATGTTACTCATCAGTTAGATGTTACTCATCAGTCAGATGTTACTCATCAGTCAGACGTTACTCATCAGTCAGACGTTACTCATCAGTCAGATGTTACTCATCAGTTAGATGTTACTCATCAGTTAGATGTTACTCATCAGTTAGATGTTACTCATCAGTCAGACGTTACTCATCAGTCAGACGTTACTCATCAGTCAGATGTTACTCATCAGTTAGATGTTACTCATCAGTTAGATGTTACTCATCAGTCAGATGTTACTCATCAGTTAGATGTTACTCATCAGTTAGATGTTACTCATCAGTTAGATGTTACTCATCAGTTAGATGTTACTCATCAGTCAGACGTTACTCATCAGTCAGACGTTACTCATCAGTCAGATGTTACTCATCAGTCAGATGTTACTCATCAGTTAGATGTTACTCATCAGTTAGATGTTACTCATCAGTCAGACGTTACTCATCAGTCAGACGTTACTCATCAGTCAGACGTTACTCATCAGTCAGATGTTACTCATCAGTTAGATGTTACTCATCAGTTAGACGTTACTCATCAGTTAGATGTTACTCATCAGTCAGACGTTACTCATCAGTTAGATGTTACTCATCAGTCAGACGTTACTCATCAGTCAGACGTTACTCATCAGTTAGATTGGGGAAGACAGgggcctccacattggggtttacaggaaacctacacacacagaccaatatctacttttcgactgacaccaccctctggaacacaaactgagcgtcatcagaactctgcaacacagagctgacaatgtgcccagcagcactcaggcccaacgggaagaacacaaacacctgaggggagctttaaaaacctgtggctaccccagttggacctttgtgaaaactgcaacacgttccagaaagaccaaccaggtgagcgacgaggagaaaaggaacagaaggaatagcacagtcatcccatatgtttctggggtctccgagaaactcaggagaattttcaacaaacaccgcatcccggtatacttcaaacccagcaacacactccgacaaagaccggttcatcccaaagaccatgtaccacacacccggaaaagcagtctggtgtatgctgtccaatgcaatgaggactgcactgacctatacataggagaaaccaaacaatcactacacaaacggatggtccaacacagaaggccaaactcctcaggacaagactcagcagtctatctacacctaaaggagaagacacactccttccaggacagcaatgtacacattttggacagagaagatagatggtttgaaagaggggtgaaggaggccatctatgagaaactggaaaaaccctccctcaacagaggaggaggtctgcgacaccacctatcgcccacttacaatgccgtcctttcatctctacccagaagactcaagaagcctagcctccaagaacaacagtcgctcactaacagctccaaccactctcatgaccactgaacagtgaagtcgaaactaacaccccccaaccaccgttgctgctaaacaaatgcaaatcaatagctcccgcgacaggcgcggccaaacatcggtacacaaaagagtcactcatatctatggctctgttagcgacgggcgttggtaaacatcgggacacaaagagccatggacatcaatagttctgacaacgactcctagaggataaattctgagtctcatcagcagccagtcagactagcttggtctagtcagaaaggcccgaactgaggaagcttcttggatgagaggcgaaacgtcttcacggatatataccaagtccagctgcacttgattcaactcctttggattatatacatacacacacatatacatcaaAAATATattatttgtgtttattttctcctttatcTTTCTTGTCTTATGAAACGCCTAAGCCATATCATGAGTGTGTGTTCTTagtctgttaatgatagtgtttTGTGTATACTTGTATGTATCATGAATGTGTGtttttgacgtgtgtgtgtgtgtgtgtgtgtgtgtgtgtgtgtgtgtgtgtgtgtgtgtgtgtgtgtgtcttgtgactatgactgattcattgtattgctgtaacatgggtgtttatgggctgcATTGTCAGGCAccgtgctgaactgtgtctccgtctGTTGCCATGAAACATACAGGTTGTGCATCATACGTAGCACATTTCTGTGGTTGTGTCCTACATGGAGCATGCTGTCTGGAGAATCCATCTTCTCAAGCCCCTTGAGGGTTCTTAGGCAGttctccttcacattctcttTCCAATTGCATACTGTATCTTTCTTAGAAGGTTTATATTTGTAAGTAAACAGCCCAAACAAAACACTGTCACACCATCTGTAGGTCACCATCGGGTTTGGAGGTCGGATGGTGACGGAGGAGTGTCCGCTCGCCATCACCGTGTTAATTATCCAGAACATCCTGGGTCTCATCATCAATGCCGTCATGCTGGGCTGTGTGTTCATGAAGACGGCTCAGGCCAACCGCCGGGCTGAGACGCTCATCTTCTCCAGAAACGCTGTCATCGCACCACGGAACAGCCGACCCACCTTCATGTTCCGCATCGGGGACCTGAGGAAGAGTATGATCATCTCTGCCACCATTCAGCTGCAGGTGAagctccacctccaccttcatttAAACCTCTTCCTTCTACTTACTATTACTATTAATATATATTCATAACTATTATTACTTTTTTCCAGTTTAACCATACGCATTACGGTCCTTTAGCTTAACACCCCTGAAACCTTCCAGCTGTACCGGACCTGAAAACTGCAGGTTGTTCAACCGCTTCCTGACT
The window above is part of the Lampris incognitus isolate fLamInc1 chromosome 6, fLamInc1.hap2, whole genome shotgun sequence genome. Proteins encoded here:
- the kcnj11l gene encoding potassium inwardly rectifying channel subfamily J member 11, like gives rise to the protein MLARKGLLPDGFVLTRLAENAEQPNRFRSKSQRARFITKSGSCNVAHKNIREQGRFLQDVFTTMVDLKWQHSLLIFTSAFLCSWMLFAMVWWLLAFAHGDLEPRDPSADPAIVPCVTAIHSFTSAFLFSIEVQVTIGFGGRMVTEECPLAITVLIIQNILGLIINAVMLGCVFMKTAQANRRAETLIFSRNAVIAPRNSRPTFMFRIGDLRKSMIISATIQLQVIRRTVTAEGEVIPVCQLDIQVENPLRSNGIFLVSPLIISHTIERGSPLYELSAHSLATEDLEVIVILEGVVETTGITMQARTSYTPEEILWGQRFVSIMTEEDGHYSVDYSKFGNTVPVRMSSLSAKELDQTRGVQDGGVAESQLLGWGLVRAGRGGFRRGGRACDGFASQPWYAPSERELLKPMEENGQKKKVQLEVIGR